From the genome of candidate division KSB1 bacterium:
TGGTCGGCGCCTTTGTCGCCGCCACGCGCGCGCAATCAGCAGCCGATGCCACCGCTTTGTCCATGTTGGAATTTCCGCTCACGGCCTGGTGCCAGGCTGCCCGGCAGGATCTGGTTTGGAGCAGCCACACCCCCGGCCTTTCTCTGCAGGCTCTGTTTCAGGATGGGAAACCGGCGGTTGCGCGGCGGTCGGTCGTGCGGGCGGCCATTCTTTCCGCCGTTCTTCCCGGTGCGGGCCAGATTTACAATCGTTCCTACCTGAAAAGCCTGTTGTTTTTGGGAATGGAAGCCGGCGCGTGGGGGGCTTATGCCAAATTCACCCGCAGTGGCAACCGGAAAACCGACGCGTTCGAACGTTTCGCCGATCAGCATTGGAGTGAAGGCAGGTATTGGGACTCGATCGACCGCGCCTTTGGTTGCAGCCCCGGTGATCGCGCGTGTGAGAGGCAGAAAGAGCGCGAGAATTTCAGCCACTATCTGCCGGACAGCAAGAACCAAACCTATTATGAAAACATCGGCAAGTATGATCAATTCAATGCCGGCTGGGATGACAGCATCAGTGGCGAAATTCTGCAACGCGATTCGCAAAACCGCCTGCTCTACACCACCATGCGCCGCGAGGCCAATGAGCAATTCCACAAGGCGACGCTCTCTTCGAGTCTGGCCATGGTCAACCATTTGGTGAGCATGGCGGAAGCGGCCTTTGCCGCGCACAAGTTCAACCAGACTCAGGCCAGGGGCGCCTCCATCGGCATGCGTTTGCAGAAACATCACGAAGAATTGCTGCCGGTGCTGGCGGTGCAGATGTTGTGGTAGGCTTTGAAAATTCCAATGAGAAAGATGAAACCAAACAATTGCAATCGCCTCCTGCTCGCGCTGCTGTTGCTGGGCTCGGGTTGGGCCCTGGCGCAGGACATAGACAACGCGCCGCATGGCATGGCCGTGGAGGCCAAAGCACCACCGCCCGCCGCCGGCGCAGCCTTCTCACCAGTGGGGCCGGCCGGACGCATCGGGATCGGCAGCGCGTTTCTGCGCTCCGCGCTGATTCCCGGCTGGGGACAAAAGGTGGTGGGCGCACGCACGGCCGCACGCAATTACTTCGTTGCCGATGCAGCACTTTGGCTCGGCGTAATCTCTTTCAATGTGTACGGCAACTGGCTGAAGGAAGATTACCGCCTGTTGGCGGCCGAGCACGCGCATGCCCGGGTCGCAGGCAAGAGCGACAAGTATTTTGTCGACCTCGGCAATTACAGCAGCCTGGAGGACTACAACCAATCCCGCCTGCAGCGCCGCGACGTGAACTCGCTTTATGATCCTGCCACGCATTACTGGCGCTGGGATTCGGAAGCCGAGCGCGCACGCTTCAAGCGCACGCGTTTGCGCAGCGAGCGGGCTTTCAATCGCGGCGAGCTGGTGATTGCCGGCATCCTCGCCAATCACCTTATCAGCGGCATTCATGCGGCCTGGCTGGCCAATCGGCACAATTCGCAGTTGGAAAAAGAGGGGCAACAAGGAATGAGCTCTGTTCCGGCAGTGGGGGTGACGTCAAACGGGCGGGAGATTCGTCTGCTGGCGCGCTGGGAGTTTTGAAAGAGGTGAGGAGGGAGGGGAGAGCTTCAGGCCAGCACGCCCAATTCTTTTGCCACAGCATAGGTGTCGAATTCGGGCCCCTGCCACAACCACTCCAGTTTGATCCAAAAGCCCGGGACGACCGCCGAGTGAATTTTGCCTTCCTGCGGCGCGATGGGGTGATAGCGCCGATCTTCCCCCAGTGAATAAACCGCGACCCGTTGTTGTGGCCGGTCGATGATCCAATACTCGCGCACGCCGGCGGTTTCGTACTCGATGTATTTTTCATGCCAGTCGCGGATGGCGCTTTTCGGGGAGACGAATTCCACCAGCAAATCGGGCGCGCCTTCGACGTGGGTTTCGTGGACGAGGTGGCGGATCACATCCGGGTTGCGCCGCAAGCCGGCACGCAGGCGAACCTGCACATTTCCGGTCGCATACACCGAGCCCAAGCCGTGCTTTGATGCAAACAAATCCAGCAAACTGCCAAACCACGTTTCCTGCCTGCTGTTCAGCGTTGCTTGGGGCGACATGACAATGACCTCCCCATCGACATAGTCGGCCCTGGTGTCTTCGTCACACCAGGCTGCGAACTCCGCTTCGCTCGCAAAAAATCGCGGGGCCGGCGTTTGCGTTTCAGAGGGTTTGACAGCAACGGCACTCATGGTAATTGTCTCTCATATAAATTCGGTATTTTGAAACTCCCTGCAGACGGCGGAACTTTACAAAACCGCGGTTTCAAACGCAAGATGGGAATTTTCGCGGGCTGTCCGGCTTCGTGCGCTTCATGCCCTCACCTGCCAAACTTGCAAATCACGCCTTTTTCCGCTATATTGGCCGCGTTTGTTTTGACGCCGCTACGCAATGATTCATATTGCGCAGGAACAACCGGGAGCAGTGACAGCAACAATGGAAGGGATGACATCATGGCGAGAACCCGAGTGCTGATCATGGGAGCGGCGGGACGCGACTTCCACAATTTCAATGTCAAATACCGGGAGAGCGACTCGCATGAAGTTGTGGCTTTCACCGCAACGCAAATCCCCAACATTGACGGCCGGCGTTATCCAGCGGCCCTGGCCGGCCGGCTTTATCCCCAGGGCATTCCCATTTATGCGGAAAGCGAGCTGGCAGATTTGATCCGCCGGGAACGCATCGACGAAGTGATTTTTTCCTACAGCGATATTTCCCACGAATACGTGATGCACCGGGCGAGCCTGGTGAATGCCGCAGGCGCCTCCTTCACCCTGCTGGGCACGCGCGCGACCATGCTGTCCTCCAGCAAGCCGGTGATCGCCATCTGTGCCGTGCGCACCGGCTGTGGCAAGAGCCAAACCACGCGCCGGGTCGCACAGATTTTGAAAGGATTCGGCAAGAAACTGGTGGCGGTGCGGCATCCCATGCCCTACGGGGATCTCGCGGCGCAGGCCGTGCAGCGCTTCGCCAGCTTCGCGGATCTTGCGGCCCACAAATGCACCATTGAAGAGCGGGAGGAATATGAGCCGCACCTGAACATGGGCACGATCGTGTATGCCGGCGTGGACTACGCCGCGATTTTGGCGCGTGCCGAGCCGGAAGCCGACATCGTGTTGTGGGACGGCGGCAACAACGACACGCCTTTCTTCAAACCCGACCTGCATATCGTCGTGGTCGATCCGCTGCGGCCCGGCCACGAAACCCGTTACCATCCCGGCGAGACCAACTTGCGCATGGCGGACGTGGTTGTCATCAACAAGGAAGCCTCGGCGCCGCCGGAGAACATTGAGCAGGTGCGGCAGGCGGTGCGCGAGCACAATCCCACCGCCATCATCGTGGATGCGGCCTCGCCTATCACCGTGGCGCAGCCGGAAATCATTCGCGACCGCCGCGTGCTGTGCATTGAAGACGGCCCCACGCTGACGCACGGCGGGATGACGCTGGGCGCCGGCATCGTGGCGGCCCGGCGCTTCGGCGCGAAGGAGGTGGTCGATCCCCGGCCCTTCCTCAAGGGCAGTCTGGTGGAAACCTTCCGGCACTATCCCGGCATCGGCATCCTGCTGCCGGCGATGGGCTATGGTGAGCAGCAGATGCGCGATCTTGAAGCCACCATCAACGCCACGGACTGTGACAGTGTGATCATCGCGACGCCGGTGGACCTGCGGCAGTTGCTGCAGATCAACAAACCCAGTACGCGCGTCACCTACGAATTGCAGGAAATCGGCCGGCCGACGCTCGCCGACGTCCTGCAACGCTTTGCCTGAGTCATGAACGAAAAATGCATGGTCATCGCCATTGGCGGCAACGCCATTACGCGCGAGTTTGAAGACGGCAACATCTACCAGCAGTTTGCCAACACGCGCCGCAGCCTCAAGAGCCTGGTGCGCTTGATTGAGGAGGGGTATCGCGTCGTGATCGTGCATGGCAACGGCCCGCAAGTCGGCAACGCCCTGATTCGCGTGGAAACTTCGCGCCATCTCGTGCCGCCCCTGCCGCTGGGCGTGATCGTCGCCGATCTGCAAGGCGGCATGGGGTACATGATTCAGCAATCGCTGCGCAACATGCTGCACCGCCACGGCCTCGAGCACGAGGTGGTGACGGTGGTGACGCAGGTGGTGGTGAATGCCGAAGACCCTTCGATCAAACAGCCCAGCAAGTTCGTCGGGCCGGTTTACACCGCGGAGCAAGTGCCGGAGCTGCGCGAGCGCTATGGCTGGCAAATGAAGGAGGATGTCGGACGCGGCTGGCGGCGTGTTGTGCCCTCGCCCGAGCCGGTGGCGATTGTCGAGCGCAAGGTGATTCGCGAGCTGGTGAATCTCGGCCATGTGGTGATTGCCGCGGGCGGCGGCGGCATCCCCGTCTACTATAATCCCCACGAATATCCCGAGCTGCTGGAAGGCATCAATGCGGTGATCGACAAGGATCTCGCCGCCGCCGTGCTCGCCCGGGATATTGGCGCGGACGAGCTGGCGATTCTGACGCCCATCGAAAAGGTTGCCATCCATTACCGCCAGCCGAATCAACAATGGCTGGATCGTGTCACGCTCGCCGAGCTGAGGCGTTATTATGCCGAGGGCCATTTTCCCCCGGGCAGCATGGGCCCGAAGATACGCGGGGCAATCAATTTTTTGGAAGGAGGGGGCCGTCGTGTGCTGATCACTTCCATCGAGGCGTTTGAAGCAGCCTGGCAGGGCACGACGGGAACCGTGGTGGTGCGCTGATGGCGCCTGAGCAAGGTGGTGATGCCGGCTGAAAAAAACGACCGGGGCGGCCGGCATGGGGATGGTGTACGCAACAACTTTGTCCGTCGTGAGGATCCCGGTCGCCTGCAAAAGCGGATCATCCGAATTTTGCGTACATTTTGCGACAGCAAGATGAAAAGAATCGCAAAATCAGTTCCGTGCCTTCTCTGCTGAGAGCCACTTGCCCTAACGTGATAGCGAGCGGCCCAACCCCGCCAGGGGTGAAATGTTTATAGGGGGTGAAATGTTTATAGTAATTGTCAACACCTCCAACTTCAAACTCCTTTAGGAGTGACATGTAACGGCGTTTGCATTCAATTCAAGATGAGATCAATGAGCATGCACGATACACATGTCACCCCGCTGGGGTTTCATTTCGGCGAACGGCACTTGGCTATAAACATCTCACTCCTATCGGAGTTCATCAGATGCCAAGAACAGTCATGTGGCCATGTACGCTTGACTCGGATGATCTGAAAAAAGCCGCCGGCCGGCGGCAATTTCCTGGTGGTCGAAATTTTGAAAAAATCAGGGAGGCATGTCTTGCATGCCATTCTCTTTTCTGAATGACCAAAATCATATCCGGAAACAAGCCTGAGGAGGAGCATTGAAGATTCATGAATATCAAGCGAAGGAGATTCTGCGCCGATTTGAGGTGGCGGTGCCGGCGGGCAGGGTTGCCAAAACAGCGGAAGAAGTCGGTGTGATCGCGCACGAGCTCGGCGGCCGGGTGGTGGTGAAGGCGCAAATCCATGCGGGCGGCCGGGGCAAGGGCGGCGGGGTGAAACTGGCGCAGAACGCCCACGAAGCCTATGAAATCGCCCGTCAGATGCTTGGCAGGCAGCTGGTCACACCACAAACCGGACCGGAAGGCCGACAGGTGCGCCAGGTGTTGGTCGAGCAGGCGCTGAGTATCGCGCGCGAATTGTACGCCGGCATCGTGCTGGATCGTTCCGCGTTTCAGCTCGTGTTCATGGCCAGCACCGCCGGCGGCGTGGAAATCGAGAAGGTGGCGGAGGAGACGCCGGAACTGATTCTCAAGGAATACA
Proteins encoded in this window:
- a CDS encoding DUF5683 domain-containing protein; protein product: MSSSKSVAWVFCLVGAFVAATRAQSAADATALSMLEFPLTAWCQAARQDLVWSSHTPGLSLQALFQDGKPAVARRSVVRAAILSAVLPGAGQIYNRSYLKSLLFLGMEAGAWGAYAKFTRSGNRKTDAFERFADQHWSEGRYWDSIDRAFGCSPGDRACERQKERENFSHYLPDSKNQTYYENIGKYDQFNAGWDDSISGEILQRDSQNRLLYTTMRREANEQFHKATLSSSLAMVNHLVSMAEAAFAAHKFNQTQARGASIGMRLQKHHEELLPVLAVQMLW
- a CDS encoding Uma2 family endonuclease produces the protein MSAVAVKPSETQTPAPRFFASEAEFAAWCDEDTRADYVDGEVIVMSPQATLNSRQETWFGSLLDLFASKHGLGSVYATGNVQVRLRAGLRRNPDVIRHLVHETHVEGAPDLLVEFVSPKSAIRDWHEKYIEYETAGVREYWIIDRPQQRVAVYSLGEDRRYHPIAPQEGKIHSAVVPGFWIKLEWLWQGPEFDTYAVAKELGVLA
- a CDS encoding cyclic 2,3-diphosphoglycerate synthase, with protein sequence MARTRVLIMGAAGRDFHNFNVKYRESDSHEVVAFTATQIPNIDGRRYPAALAGRLYPQGIPIYAESELADLIRRERIDEVIFSYSDISHEYVMHRASLVNAAGASFTLLGTRATMLSSSKPVIAICAVRTGCGKSQTTRRVAQILKGFGKKLVAVRHPMPYGDLAAQAVQRFASFADLAAHKCTIEEREEYEPHLNMGTIVYAGVDYAAILARAEPEADIVLWDGGNNDTPFFKPDLHIVVVDPLRPGHETRYHPGETNLRMADVVVINKEASAPPENIEQVRQAVREHNPTAIIVDAASPITVAQPEIIRDRRVLCIEDGPTLTHGGMTLGAGIVAARRFGAKEVVDPRPFLKGSLVETFRHYPGIGILLPAMGYGEQQMRDLEATINATDCDSVIIATPVDLRQLLQINKPSTRVTYELQEIGRPTLADVLQRFA
- a CDS encoding carbamate kinase → MVIAIGGNAITREFEDGNIYQQFANTRRSLKSLVRLIEEGYRVVIVHGNGPQVGNALIRVETSRHLVPPLPLGVIVADLQGGMGYMIQQSLRNMLHRHGLEHEVVTVVTQVVVNAEDPSIKQPSKFVGPVYTAEQVPELRERYGWQMKEDVGRGWRRVVPSPEPVAIVERKVIRELVNLGHVVIAAGGGGIPVYYNPHEYPELLEGINAVIDKDLAAAVLARDIGADELAILTPIEKVAIHYRQPNQQWLDRVTLAELRRYYAEGHFPPGSMGPKIRGAINFLEGGGRRVLITSIEAFEAAWQGTTGTVVVR